One part of the Janthinobacterium sp. 17J80-10 genome encodes these proteins:
- a CDS encoding ZIP family metal transporter, which translates to MISISAAAILSFGLLGKMVERMVSLSVGILLSTSLLHALPKAFDSHADTHTLFAILLGGLLGFFLLEKMAILRHSHHYEGDGHHHEHGHDAHEAGKSGWMILVGDGLHNFTDGILIAAAFLADPNLGIIAAVAIIAHEIPQEIGDFIVLLNAGFSRTRAYIYNLLCSLMAVVGGLLGYFTLQQATDWIPYVLVFASSGFIYIAVSDLMPQMQRRATLRETIPQVLLIALGVAIVLFLTGGAHSH; encoded by the coding sequence GTGATCAGCATCTCCGCCGCCGCCATCCTTTCCTTCGGCCTGCTGGGGAAAATGGTGGAGCGCATGGTCAGCCTGTCGGTCGGCATCCTGCTGTCGACCTCCCTGCTGCACGCCCTGCCCAAAGCCTTCGATTCGCACGCCGACACGCACACCCTGTTCGCCATCCTGCTGGGCGGCCTGCTGGGGTTCTTCCTGCTGGAGAAAATGGCGATCCTGCGCCATTCCCACCATTACGAAGGCGACGGCCACCATCACGAGCATGGCCACGATGCCCACGAAGCCGGCAAGTCCGGCTGGATGATCCTGGTGGGCGACGGCCTGCACAATTTCACCGACGGCATCCTGATCGCCGCGGCCTTCCTGGCCGACCCCAATCTGGGCATCATCGCCGCGGTCGCCATCATTGCCCATGAAATTCCGCAGGAAATCGGCGATTTCATCGTCTTGCTCAACGCCGGTTTTTCGCGCACCCGCGCCTATATCTACAACCTGCTGTGCAGCCTGATGGCGGTGGTCGGCGGCCTGCTCGGTTATTTCACGCTGCAGCAGGCCACCGACTGGATTCCCTACGTGCTGGTGTTTGCCTCCTCGGGCTTCATCTACATCGCGGTGAGCGACCTCATGCCGCAGATGCAGCGCCGCGCCACCCTGCGCGAGACGATCCCCCAGGTGCTGCTGATCGCACTGGGCGTGGCGATCGTCCTGTTCCTGACCGGCGGCGCCCACAGCCACTGA
- the polA gene encoding DNA polymerase I — translation MQKTLLLVDGSSYLYRAFHAMPDLRNAEGAPTGALYGIINMLRRLHNDYPAAYIACVFDAKGKTFRDDLYAEYKANRASMPDDLALQVEPIHAAVKAMGWPVLTVEGIEADDVIGTLAVEAVRHGMECIISTGDKDLAQLVNGQVTLVNTMSNETLDRAGVIAKFGVPPERIVDYLTLVGDTVDNVPGVPKVGPKTAVKWLTQYGDLDGVIANADKISGVVGENLRKSLDWLPQARVLVTVKTDCDLVRHMTTIAESLPVQQPDRAALIEVYRRYGFKTWLREATGSDGAAASPGAGQSGAHAEQQGDAQGGLFAAEPPAAVEYETVLTEAQLDLWLDKIAAADLTAIDTETTSLNPMQAQLVGISLCCEAGKAAYIPVAHRYQDAPPQLSREFVLGKLRAWLEDPARPKVGQHLKYDSHIFANHGVALRGIVHDTLLESYVYESHRSHDMDSLALRHLNRKTITFEEVCGKGVSQLCFDEVELGRATEYAAEDADVTLQLHQSLWPRISKDAGLTYVYQQIEVPTSVVLQKIERNGVLIDPDRLAVQSGELGRRMLEIEQEAYALAGQPFNLNSPKQIGEIFFGKLNLPVVKKTPSGAPSTDEDVLQKLAEDYPLPKILLDYRGLSKLKSTYTDKLPKMIDANTGRVHTNYAQAVAVTGRLASNEPNLQNIPIRNAEGRRIREAFIAPEGSVIVSADYSQIELRIMAHISEDASMLRAFAEGIDIHRATAAEIFNVSPGDVTSEQRRYAKVINFGLIYGMSAFGLAANLGIERAAAQMYIERYFQRFAGVAQYMADTRAQAKARGYVETVFGRRLWLPEINSPNGPRRQGAERAAINAPMQGTAADLIKLSMIAVQDWLERDGMQSKMVMQVHDELVLEVPQAELALVQEKLPALMAGVAQLKVPLIAEVGVGSNWDEAH, via the coding sequence ATGCAAAAAACCTTACTGTTAGTTGACGGTTCCAGTTACCTGTACCGTGCGTTCCATGCGATGCCCGACTTGCGCAATGCCGAGGGTGCGCCCACGGGCGCCCTGTACGGCATCATCAACATGCTGCGCCGCCTGCATAATGATTACCCGGCAGCATACATCGCCTGTGTATTCGACGCAAAAGGCAAGACCTTCCGCGACGACCTGTATGCCGAGTACAAGGCCAACCGCGCTTCCATGCCGGACGACCTGGCGCTCCAGGTCGAGCCGATCCACGCGGCAGTCAAGGCCATGGGCTGGCCTGTGCTGACGGTCGAAGGCATCGAGGCCGACGACGTCATCGGCACGCTGGCGGTGGAGGCAGTCAGGCACGGCATGGAATGCATCATTTCCACCGGCGACAAGGACCTGGCGCAGCTGGTCAATGGCCAGGTCACGCTGGTCAATACCATGAGCAACGAGACGCTCGACCGCGCCGGCGTCATCGCCAAGTTCGGCGTGCCGCCCGAACGCATCGTCGATTACCTGACCCTGGTGGGCGACACCGTCGACAACGTGCCGGGCGTGCCCAAGGTCGGCCCCAAGACGGCGGTCAAATGGCTCACGCAATACGGCGACCTCGATGGCGTCATTGCCAACGCCGACAAGATCAGCGGCGTGGTGGGCGAGAACCTGCGCAAGTCGCTGGACTGGCTGCCGCAGGCGCGCGTGCTGGTGACCGTCAAGACCGATTGCGACCTGGTCAGGCACATGACCACGATCGCCGAATCGCTGCCGGTGCAGCAGCCGGACCGCGCCGCGCTGATCGAGGTGTACCGGCGCTATGGCTTCAAGACCTGGCTGCGCGAGGCGACCGGGAGTGACGGGGCTGCAGCGTCGCCGGGAGCGGGGCAGTCCGGCGCTCATGCCGAGCAGCAGGGCGACGCCCAGGGCGGGCTGTTCGCTGCCGAGCCGCCGGCCGCCGTCGAGTATGAAACCGTGCTGACCGAGGCGCAGCTGGACCTCTGGCTGGACAAGATCGCTGCCGCCGACCTGACTGCGATCGATACCGAAACCACGTCATTGAATCCCATGCAGGCGCAGCTGGTCGGCATCTCCTTGTGCTGCGAAGCCGGCAAGGCGGCCTACATCCCGGTGGCGCACCGCTACCAGGATGCGCCGCCGCAGCTGTCGCGCGAATTCGTCCTCGGCAAGCTGCGCGCATGGCTGGAAGACCCGGCCCGCCCCAAGGTCGGCCAGCACCTGAAATACGACAGCCACATTTTCGCCAACCATGGCGTCGCCTTGCGCGGCATCGTGCACGATACCCTGCTCGAATCCTACGTCTACGAGTCGCACAGGAGCCACGACATGGATAGCCTGGCGCTGCGCCACCTGAACCGCAAGACCATTACCTTCGAAGAGGTGTGCGGCAAGGGCGTCTCGCAACTGTGCTTCGATGAAGTCGAGCTTGGCCGCGCGACTGAATACGCCGCCGAGGATGCCGACGTCACCCTGCAGCTGCACCAGTCGCTGTGGCCACGCATCAGCAAGGATGCCGGACTGACCTACGTCTACCAGCAAATCGAGGTGCCGACCTCGGTGGTGCTGCAAAAGATCGAGCGCAATGGCGTGCTGATCGACCCGGACCGGCTGGCGGTGCAGTCCGGCGAGCTCGGCCGTCGCATGCTGGAAATCGAGCAGGAAGCGTATGCGCTGGCCGGCCAGCCGTTCAACCTGAATTCGCCCAAGCAGATCGGCGAAATCTTTTTCGGCAAGCTGAACCTGCCGGTGGTGAAAAAGACCCCCTCCGGCGCACCTTCCACCGACGAGGACGTGCTGCAAAAGCTGGCCGAGGATTACCCCTTGCCGAAGATCCTGCTCGACTACCGCGGCCTGTCCAAGCTGAAATCGACCTATACCGACAAGCTGCCGAAGATGATCGACGCCAACACCGGGCGCGTGCATACCAACTATGCGCAGGCGGTGGCGGTGACGGGGCGGTTGGCGTCGAACGAGCCGAACCTGCAGAATATCCCGATTCGCAATGCCGAAGGGCGGCGCATCCGCGAAGCCTTCATTGCGCCGGAAGGCAGCGTGATCGTCTCGGCCGACTATTCGCAGATCGAACTGCGCATCATGGCGCATATCTCGGAAGATGCCAGCATGCTGCGCGCCTTCGCCGAGGGCATCGACATCCACCGCGCCACCGCCGCCGAGATTTTCAACGTGTCGCCCGGCGACGTCACCAGCGAGCAGCGCCGCTATGCCAAGGTCATCAATTTCGGCCTGATCTATGGCATGAGCGCCTTTGGCCTTGCCGCCAACCTCGGCATCGAGCGCGCCGCCGCGCAAATGTATATCGAGCGCTATTTCCAGCGCTTTGCCGGCGTAGCCCAATACATGGCCGACACCCGTGCCCAGGCCAAGGCACGCGGCTATGTCGAAACCGTGTTCGGCCGCCGCCTGTGGTTGCCGGAAATCAATTCGCCCAACGGCCCGCGCCGGCAGGGCGCCGAGCGCGCCGCCATCAATGCACCGATGCAGGGCACCGCCGCCGACCTGATCAAGCTGTCGATGATTGCCGTGCAGGACTGGCTGGAGCGCGATGGCATGCAATCGAAAATGGTGATGCAGGTGCATGACGAACTGGTGCTGGAAGTGCCGCAGGCGGAACTGGCGCTGGTGCAGGAAAAGCTGCCGGCACTGATGGCCGGTGTGGCGCAGCTGAAGGTGCCGCTGATCGCCGAAGTCGGCGTGGGCAGCAACTGGGACGAGGCGCATTGA
- a CDS encoding TIGR00730 family Rossman fold protein, with translation MEQNGKKLPRLQELAHRERATEKKARESWHMFTIMAEFIEATEHLSELRPAVSVFGSARTRPEDPYYLKGVEIARRLSDAGLAVISGGGPGIMEAANKGAFEGKSLSVGLNIELPREQTSNIWQDVSISFRHFFARKVAFVKYADAYVVLPGGFGTLDEMTEVLTLIQTGKTRRIPVILVGTAFWGGLLDWFRNTLAKDGMISPEDLDIVQLIDEPTNIVDAIFAFYEEREFEPSDEERQKTLYL, from the coding sequence ATGGAACAGAATGGAAAAAAGCTGCCGCGGCTGCAGGAGCTTGCGCACAGGGAGCGCGCCACCGAGAAAAAGGCGCGCGAATCATGGCATATGTTCACGATTATGGCAGAATTTATCGAGGCCACGGAACACCTGTCTGAACTGCGCCCGGCCGTCTCGGTCTTTGGTTCTGCCCGCACCAGGCCGGAAGACCCTTATTACCTGAAGGGCGTCGAAATTGCCCGCCGCCTTTCCGACGCTGGCCTGGCGGTCATTTCCGGCGGCGGCCCCGGCATCATGGAAGCTGCCAACAAGGGCGCTTTCGAAGGCAAGTCGCTGTCGGTGGGACTGAATATCGAACTGCCGCGCGAACAGACCAGCAATATCTGGCAAGACGTCTCCATCAGCTTCCGTCACTTCTTTGCGCGCAAGGTTGCCTTCGTCAAGTATGCCGATGCCTATGTGGTCTTGCCCGGCGGCTTTGGCACGCTGGATGAAATGACCGAAGTGCTGACCCTGATCCAGACCGGCAAGACGCGCCGCATTCCTGTCATCCTGGTCGGCACGGCATTCTGGGGCGGCTTGCTGGACTGGTTCCGCAATACGCTGGCCAAGGATGGCATGATCAGCCCGGAAGACCTGGACATCGTGCAATTGATCGATGAACCGACGAATATTGTCGATGCGATTTTTGCCTTTTACGAAGAACGCGAATTCGAGCCGAGCGACGAAGAACGGCAAAAAACCCTGTATCTGTAG
- a CDS encoding DUF2782 domain-containing protein, which yields MRQIRSHLLVGLWLTAAASLPALAQQRADAPPPPRMEKLEEGAAPAVTITPPSEKSTVTEKRAPGGKRTEVKVKTGKSTYRVQPADEPGNAQRGDGQSIAAKPAQVEVMQFDMSGKRKLQKEPVEPTPTLQPAPEKK from the coding sequence ATGCGCCAGATTCGTTCTCACCTCCTGGTCGGCCTGTGGCTGACCGCCGCGGCAAGCCTGCCCGCACTTGCCCAGCAACGCGCCGATGCACCGCCGCCGCCGCGCATGGAAAAACTGGAAGAAGGCGCAGCGCCCGCCGTCACCATCACGCCGCCGAGCGAAAAAAGCACGGTCACTGAAAAACGCGCCCCGGGCGGCAAGCGCACCGAAGTCAAGGTCAAGACCGGCAAGAGCACCTACCGTGTCCAGCCGGCCGACGAACCGGGCAATGCCCAGCGTGGCGATGGCCAGAGCATTGCCGCCAAGCCGGCACAAGTTGAAGTGATGCAATTTGACATGAGCGGCAAAAGGAAGCTCCAGAAAGAGCCGGTTGAGCCGACACCGACATTGCAGCCCGCCCCGGAAAAAAAATAG
- a CDS encoding homoserine kinase — MAVFTPVSLDDLTAWMTQFPLGKALAIKGISTGIENSNFFLTTETGEYVLTVFEKLTFEQLPFYLNLMRHLAQHDVLVPAPVANHDGAILHSLHGKPASIVTRLQGACQLAPQPAHCAAVGAMLAKMHLAGQDFAMAQPNLRSLDWWNATTPTVLPYLSDAGQHLLRAEMHFQEAFFGSATYRHLQRGPVHADLFRDNVMFEGERLTGFFDFYFAGCDTWLFDVAVTVNDWCIDLATGVLDTARVRALLDAYHAVRPFTGDEQVAWQGMLRAGALRFWLSRLYDYYLPRDAHMLTPHDPTHFERILRERISGDIPTLF, encoded by the coding sequence ATGGCAGTTTTTACTCCCGTCAGCCTGGACGATCTCACCGCATGGATGACCCAGTTCCCGCTCGGCAAAGCGCTGGCAATCAAGGGCATTTCCACCGGCATTGAAAACAGCAATTTCTTCCTCACCACGGAAACCGGCGAATACGTCCTGACCGTGTTTGAAAAGCTGACGTTCGAGCAATTGCCGTTTTACCTGAACCTGATGCGCCATCTGGCCCAGCATGACGTCCTGGTGCCGGCGCCGGTCGCCAACCATGACGGCGCCATCCTGCACAGCCTGCATGGCAAGCCGGCCTCGATCGTGACCCGCCTGCAGGGCGCCTGCCAACTGGCGCCGCAGCCTGCGCACTGTGCCGCAGTGGGCGCGATGCTGGCGAAGATGCACCTGGCCGGCCAGGACTTTGCCATGGCCCAGCCCAACCTGCGCAGCCTGGACTGGTGGAATGCCACCACGCCCACCGTCCTGCCGTATCTGTCGGACGCCGGCCAGCATTTGCTGCGGGCCGAAATGCACTTCCAGGAAGCCTTTTTCGGCTCTGCCACCTACAGGCACCTGCAGCGCGGGCCGGTCCATGCCGACCTGTTCCGCGACAATGTCATGTTCGAAGGCGAGCGCCTGACCGGCTTCTTCGATTTTTATTTTGCCGGCTGCGATACCTGGCTGTTCGATGTCGCCGTCACGGTCAACGACTGGTGCATCGACCTCGCCACGGGCGTGCTGGATACAGCAAGGGTACGCGCCCTGCTCGACGCCTACCACGCCGTGCGGCCGTTTACCGGGGACGAGCAGGTTGCCTGGCAAGGCATGCTGCGCGCCGGCGCCTTGCGCTTCTGGCTGTCGCGCCTGTACGACTATTATCTGCCGCGTGACGCCCACATGCTGACGCCGCACGACCCGACCCACTTCGAACGCATCCTGCGCGAGCGCATCAGCGGCGACATTCCCACACTGTTCTGA
- a CDS encoding BPSS1780 family membrane protein, giving the protein MDNVPASTGWAWVKQGIALFRRQPAELSTLFISYMFLMLALNLIPLIGAMLPLLLVPVFAMSFMQACVQVEQGQRVYPSLLLTGFRSPAFRALLLLGTLYLLAAVLAVAASQLVDGGVFWNVMNGKMKLDAPEVRESAMPLGMLFSAAVYTPAAMAFWFAAPLIAWKDMSLAKAVFYSFFTVKKAGKAFLVYALAWFFLGIILPTIASAILALIGSQMLGLFVLMPLSIVLTVVMYCSFYATYTEFFGRPYAPPEAPPA; this is encoded by the coding sequence ATGGATAACGTGCCTGCATCCACCGGCTGGGCCTGGGTCAAGCAAGGCATTGCCTTGTTCCGCCGCCAGCCCGCCGAACTTTCCACGCTCTTCATCAGCTACATGTTCCTGATGCTGGCGCTAAACCTGATCCCGCTGATCGGCGCCATGCTGCCGCTGCTGCTGGTGCCGGTCTTTGCCATGAGCTTCATGCAGGCCTGCGTGCAGGTCGAACAAGGCCAGCGCGTCTACCCCAGCCTCCTGCTGACCGGCTTTCGCTCGCCGGCGTTCCGGGCGCTGCTGCTGCTGGGAACGCTCTATCTGCTGGCCGCCGTGCTGGCCGTGGCCGCCTCACAACTGGTCGACGGCGGCGTGTTCTGGAACGTCATGAATGGCAAGATGAAACTCGATGCGCCCGAAGTGCGCGAGTCTGCCATGCCGTTGGGCATGCTGTTCTCCGCGGCGGTGTATACCCCTGCGGCCATGGCGTTCTGGTTTGCCGCGCCGCTGATCGCCTGGAAAGACATGAGCCTGGCAAAAGCCGTGTTTTACAGCTTTTTTACAGTCAAGAAGGCCGGCAAGGCCTTCCTGGTGTATGCACTGGCCTGGTTTTTCCTCGGCATTATCCTGCCGACCATCGCCAGCGCCATCCTGGCACTCATCGGCAGCCAGATGCTCGGCCTGTTCGTGCTGATGCCGCTGTCGATCGTGCTGACGGTGGTCATGTATTGCTCGTTTTACGCAACCTATACGGAATTTTTCGGGCGCCCCTATGCGCCGCCCGAAGCGCCGCCGGCATAA